The sequence TTTCATCTTCCTTTACCTCCTTTTTTTGTTTTTTTTATATTTTAAAAAATAGGTTAAAAATGTCAAGAAGTCATGATAGGTCTTCTCTTTTTACAGATTCTTGTGTCTTGTTAAGTAAATCCCAATATTTAAAACCAATAAAACCTATGGTGATGAAAATAAGGCCAAAAAAGGGAATGGCTATGGTGGCCCAATTTATGTTCCTCTCCAAAACAGCGTTTTTTGGTTTCCTCGGGTCGTAATACACGGACACCTCTTTGCCCACAGGGTATTTATCCACTATATTTTGCATAAGGCTTTTAATTCCTGAATTGTATTGGCCCCAAAAGATTCTATCGTTTGTAAATAATATATCATTTACATTGTATTCATAGATTACATGGGCAGTATATGTTTTATCTATACTTCCGCCTTTGATATTTTTCCTTAGGCTTACTTCTGAAGTGATAATCTTTCCTTTACAGACAGGCCAGGTGTAGCTTGATATGGCCTCATATATGAGTGAAATACCATACACTAATACCACCAGCCCACCTAATACAAATAGGAGCATCCAATTTCTGCCTTTTGCTCTCTTTGTCATTATAACTCACTCACCTCTTTGCTTTATTTGTATTATTTAATGCTTCATTATGACTAATGTTCTACATAAAAGGGCTGGCAATAGAGTATAGAAGAATTGCCAGCCCAGGTTAATGCGGTTATTATATATTTTATCCTTAATCAAACGCCATTTCTGTTTTCCATACTTTCCACACATTACCGACCAGATCAGGTCCAGGTTTAAGTGTCATTTTGCCTGGTCTCCAGCCAGATGGCGTGGCTTCTGTTCCTTTGGATTCTCGAATAAGCTGAAATGCCTGTATTTGACGTAATGATTCATTCACATTTCTCCCTACTGGTGGCGTTAATACCTCAAACCCTTGAATTACTCCATCAGGATCGATAATAAATCTTCCACGTGTCTCCACGCCGGCATCCTCATCATAAATACCGTAAACCTTTCCTACTCGTCCACCTGCATCAGACAGCATGGCAAATGGAACACCTCCGTCTACCATTTTCGATAATTCATAATCATCCCACATTTTGTGGACAAATATACTGTCAATGCTCATAGATAAAATCTCTACTCCTAATTTCTGGAATTCAGGGTATTTTTCAGCAACTGCTGAAATTTCAGTGGCTCAGACAAATGTGAAATCACCTGGATAAAAGCAAAGAAGAACCCATTTTCCTAAATAATCTGATAATTTTACATTGACAAATTTACCTTTATGATAAGCTGGCGCCATAAAATCCGGTGCCTTTTTTCCGACCTGTATCATATTTATTACCTCCCTTTTTATATTTTCTCTTTCAGGTGTTTGTTCAGGAACTTTTTCTCCCACTGGCCCGCCTGTGGGACGAGCACATCCTACCTTTATCTCTTCCCCCATAAACCCTCCTTATTTAAATGATTTGGTGTTTTATTAAATGACATAACGCCTTGATTTATCGAAAGCTGTGTTTATATATTATATATTATCTTATACGTTTTGCCGGATAACCGTATTTTAAAGCCTTGGCAGCCCTATCAGATTCGAAACTCGAACCTGAGTATACCTTTTCTATTAAACTTGACTGCCTATCCCATCTTTCTGCATATCTTTGCTCCCATAGCCTTTGACTGAGAGCTGCAGCCTCTCTTTCTTCATGATATGCGCTTTCTCTTAATTTTCTATATTTTGTTTCCCTATCCTCTTTATAATCTATAAAATTTCTTTTTTGGTCAGTTTTTCTCATATCATTTAAAAACTTTTTATATTCATTTGCATCTATTTCATTTAGATATTCATCGGCGATTAATACATTAAATGGGAAAACCAAAGAAAAAAAGATTATAAAACAAAACAATATCTTCATTGGTCTTTACCTCCTTAATCTCTATATAATTCTATACTCGGCAGTTTTTCTTTAATTATTTCAACCGGTTTTACCTTAATTTTTTCATCTATTTTTTTCTTAAAAACCTTTATTTCTGCCAATTCTTTACCATATGTGGCATCAAGCAAAACCTCAATGAATATATCTTTCTCATCGTTTAAATCTAATAATATTTCTTTCTTAATCTCCTTTTTTAAAGAAATTACCTCAAGTTCATTATCATAAAGGGTGGGAATAAATGAAACAAGAACCCTTTTTCTTCCTTTCTCGAATAACTTTTCATATACATCACCTCTTTGAATATCACTTATCATAACATCATTAATTTTTATGTTTATATCGCTTGGGCTAATCCTGTTAAACTTATTTTTAGTTTCGGCAAATTTAAATCTAAAGCTCATCTCTTTATCAGATTCAAGTCTTATTATTTCTCTTTGTTCATCTCTATCAGGCAAATAGTCTTTTATATTTAAAATAAATTTATAATCTACAAACTCTTTTTCCTTAAAAGGTTTATATGGTTTTATGATCTCAGCAATTTTATTGGAATAATCTTTTTGATTAGTAAATATCTTTATTGATTTATCTTCCTGATTTTTATCTACAAGGAAGAGTTTTACCATTATATCATCATTCTTTACTTTATAATAACCTGTTATAATAGCATCGATGTTGAATTGCTCCATCTTTTTTTTAAGGGCATAGATATTTTCTTGCTTTGATCTATCAATATCTGAATAAAAATAATGATCCTGAAAATTCATATATTCTTTTAAGGTTACTGTATCAACTAATAGCCTTTTCTTTTGTTTAAAAATATTCAGAATCTCCTCTTTTATTAACCGAGAAAACTCTGTAACATTATTTTTTTCATCATATATATCATGAACATAGATTCTTATTTCCCTGTAATCTTCATAAGGGGCAAGCAATTCATTTAAAGTTGTATATATCATTGGATATAATTGTGAGTCTGCATATTCGAGCCTTTTTAAAAAAACATAATCGCCCTTACCTGCTTCAATCCTTGATTTAATTATATTACATATGCTTATATTTTCTTCAGTTTTAATTATAACACATCTGCTGATTTCATTAACCATGGCAGGTTTTTCGTCCTTTTTATAAATAGAAAGTATATC is a genomic window of Syntrophorhabdaceae bacterium containing:
- a CDS encoding DUF3592 domain-containing protein: MTKRAKGRNWMLLFVLGGLVVLVYGISLIYEAISSYTWPVCKGKIITSEVSLRKNIKGGSIDKTYTAHVIYEYNVNDILFTNDRIFWGQYNSGIKSLMQNIVDKYPVGKEVSVYYDPRKPKNAVLERNINWATIAIPFFGLIFITIGFIGFKYWDLLNKTQESVKREDLS
- the prxU gene encoding thioredoxin-dependent peroxiredoxin (Most members of this family contain a selenocysteine.) — protein: MGEEIKVGCARPTGGPVGEKVPEQTPERENIKREVINMIQVGKKAPDFMAPAYHKGKFVNVKLSDYLGKWVLLCFYPGDFTFVUATEISAVAEKYPEFQKLGVEILSMSIDSIFVHKMWDDYELSKMVDGGVPFAMLSDAGGRVGKVYGIYDEDAGVETRGRFIIDPDGVIQGFEVLTPPVGRNVNESLRQIQAFQLIRESKGTEATPSGWRPGKMTLKPGPDLVGNVWKVWKTEMAFD